The Epinephelus lanceolatus isolate andai-2023 chromosome 16, ASM4190304v1, whole genome shotgun sequence nucleotide sequence CCAGCTGTTCTACCATCTCCAGAGAGAGCGGATCTTCCTGGAGCCCAGAGCCAGGTTCTACGCTGCTGAAATTGCAAGTGCACTTGGCTACCTCCACTCCCTGCACATTGTGTACAGGTAATAAGCGATCACACAGCACCCCCTAGTGGACATTTCATAGACATGACATGTGCTGAGCTGTATTGAAGGAGGAAGTGTATAAGAGAagctttgtagttgtttttgtaacagctttcttctttttctacTTGTTCTTCACAGGGACCTGAAGCCTGAGAACATCCTGTTAGACTCACAGGGTCATATCGTCCTCACAGACTTTGGCCTCTGCAAAGAAGGCCTTGAGGCCAACGGTACAACAACAACCTTCTGTGGGACACCAGAGGTACAAAACAAACCTCTTATTATCAATGCAGAAAAACTCTAAATAAACAACTAAATGGTAATTTTCAGACATGAGTTaagtctttttttccctttcctctCAGTACTTGGCCCCTGAGGTTCTCCAGAAGCAGGCGTATGACCGCACAGTTGACTGGTGGTGTCTGGGATCAGTGCTCTACGAGATGCTCTATGGACTGGTAAGTGAGATCAGTGAGTTTATGCCTCCTAGTACAACTCTACCACCTGACTATATATTAAATTAACCTATGGCTGTTTTTGCTCTACAGCCCCCGTTCTACAGTCGCAACACAGCTGAGATGTATAACAACATCCTGCACAAGGCTCCTGTGCTCAAGCCCAATGTGTCAAATGCAGGCAGGGAGCTGCTCGAGGGGCTCCTGCAGAAGGACCGCACCAAGAGGCTGGGAGTGAAGGATGATTTTGTAAGTGCACACAGCTGACCCTAAAGCACACATGACTCAAAGACAAATCAGAGACCAGTGAAGCTTGTTTGCTATTAATCTGCTAATTCAGAATTTCCTTTTCCTTCCAGCTTGAACTCAAGTACCATTCCTTCTTCTCTCCAATCAACTGGGAGGACCTGATGGCGAAGAAGATCACGCCTCCATTCGTCCCTGCAGTGGTAAGTTCAAACTAAaggctctttttttccccctttacaTACGAAAATAGCACATTTGAAACATACAAGcatcctttatgttggcatagataGATCCACTAGACTACACTAGAGGGCAGGGTCAAAAGTCTCTGACaattcttttcactttattactGATTCATTCTTTTGCGCCATTTATAAAATGTCTTCGTTGTGTCCTCTAGTCGTGTTTCAGTTGAACTATGCTACACTGCCCCCACGAATTCCGGTGGTACTAATAGTTTTTCATTATAATCTTGTCTATATAATGtcataaagcagtgaaaattaGTCAAACCAactctacaaaaacaaaaatattcaatttacaatTACACACAGCTACAAGTAATGTACCCTCATGATTAACTGTTTGTCCCATTAAATGTCTTGCCAGTAGTGAAAAATGCCCGTTACAGTTTCTCAAAGCCAATTGTGATGTCTTCgaaagtcttgttttgtctgaccagcagtccaaaacccaaTGATATTCAGATTTGTATCATTTCAGCCAAAGAAAACCagaaaatataaacatttgaaaagctACAACCAGTTTAATTATTGCCATTTATATGCAAAAAAATGCCTTAAACTTAAGAATTGATTGTCAAATTGGTTTCTgagtgaagaaaataaaatgtaaaagatcattatattcatatatatcaatttattgcccagccctaaaaAATAGACTGTAAAAgggaacagcagaatgactgtaataAACATTAACAAAGAGATAGAGTGAGACAGCACAGCTGCTATGGTCTATCGATACTGCTGAAAATGTTTGAACGGTTTTAAATATTCTGAATTTATGTGTATTGCTAAATcagtatttttgacaacactacatTACACATCTAATTCCTGTTCTTCCTGGTTTTCACAGACTGGCCCCACAGACCTCCGACACTTTGACCCCGAGTTCACCCACCTGCCCgtgtcctcctctctgtgcaACGACACCCTGACTGTGACCAGCAGCGTCAAGGAAGCAGCCGGAGCTTTTCCAGGCTTCTCTTACGGGCCTCCAGCAGAACACTCCTTCATGTGAACATCTCGGGAGCTCACAACAAACAGGACACAAGCTCTGGGTTGAGAGTCTTATTTTGACAGAGGGACCACACTGGAGCAGCCTGTCTGGGGAGACATTACAGAGCCTGATTAGAGGATCTAACTGACAGAAAGGACATGAattccggggggggggggtagatcTTGAAGGATCTTGTGCATAAAAAGTGTACAGATGGGGACTCTCATGTTACCACACCACTGGCCCTACTCTTCTGCCTCAACCATCTGATACTACATTACATGTGCCAACAGTGGATGCACTCTGGGGTCATAAAACATCACTGTCACAGCTACTGGTGAAGTGACATGAAGAGAAGTGCCTGAGGTTCGAAAGGCAGTTTGGACGGGAAGAGCTGGCTTTATCAGAAAACCACAAAACCATTTCACCTGTTTGGACATTTGACCAGGGCACTAGCCATTAAGGTGGATGCCTTCTTCAGATGTATGTTAAAACTGTTCTTGTTTCAAAGTTCACAACGCAttgttattttcatgtgaatGCTCAATTGCACTTGAGGAAACAAGGGTCAAGAAAAGTTCCGCTTTAACCATCAGCAACTTTGGATTAGACATCTGTGTAtctttcatctttttatttcatATCTCTGCTTGGGACGAAGAAATAACAGCATTTCGATATTTTACACTAATATTTGGACCAAACAGTTAACTGTGGTATGCTTtaacacaaacactttttttgaCCAGCTTGTCCTCATCAACTGAAGATCAAAGTTTTACCGTACTGTGTAGAAGAAAAAAGTTACATATATTTTACTGCAAAACCAAaaggttttctgtgttttaatgaCTACAAACATTCACTCTTTACTTTTAAGGCAGTTCTGCATATATTATAAATAAGTTATAAATGTCTAgattaatattatatatttccTGTATagcaatacattttattttttccaacttatttttcatttacaacCAGTTACTGTGTTTATCTATATCTGCTGTTTATGAAGGACGTTTCTCTTTGATCAGGAGAGTGCGATACAGAGTTCAACCAGCAATAACAGGCCCACATCAATGAtagcacatactgtatatcaaaCTCCTTTTAAAATTTAAGTGATTGCTGTTTTATTGCAAACACTCCAGACGAAAAATATAATgatattaatgt carries:
- the LOC117263820 gene encoding serine/threonine-protein kinase Sgk1 isoform X2; the protein is MKTGKKSFIAFIKERKMGLNDFIQKLVSTPHICQHVEVNNFLKIDENQNEEDGNDQLPESLMYLNSRSSLAEDTQIKPCDFDYLKIIGKGSFGKVLLARHKESAKYYAVKVLQKKIIMKKKEQKHIMAERSVLMKNIKHPFLVGLHYSFQTTDKLYFVLDYVNGGELFYHLQRERIFLEPRARFYAAEIASALGYLHSLHIVYRDLKPENILLDSQGHIVLTDFGLCKEGLEANGTTTTFCGTPEYLAPEVLQKQAYDRTVDWWCLGSVLYEMLYGLPPFYSRNTAEMYNNILHKAPVLKPNVSNAGRELLEGLLQKDRTKRLGVKDDFLELKYHSFFSPINWEDLMAKKITPPFVPAVTGPTDLRHFDPEFTHLPVSSSLCNDTLTVTSSVKEAAGAFPGFSYGPPAEHSFM
- the LOC117263820 gene encoding serine/threonine-protein kinase Sgk1 isoform X1; the encoded protein is MAVTEAGCDLTYCKMRGIVAVLTAFIKERKMGLNDFIQKLVSTPHICQHVEVNNFLKIDENQNEEDGNDQLPESLMYLNSRSSLAEDTQIKPCDFDYLKIIGKGSFGKVLLARHKESAKYYAVKVLQKKIIMKKKEQKHIMAERSVLMKNIKHPFLVGLHYSFQTTDKLYFVLDYVNGGELFYHLQRERIFLEPRARFYAAEIASALGYLHSLHIVYRDLKPENILLDSQGHIVLTDFGLCKEGLEANGTTTTFCGTPEYLAPEVLQKQAYDRTVDWWCLGSVLYEMLYGLPPFYSRNTAEMYNNILHKAPVLKPNVSNAGRELLEGLLQKDRTKRLGVKDDFLELKYHSFFSPINWEDLMAKKITPPFVPAVTGPTDLRHFDPEFTHLPVSSSLCNDTLTVTSSVKEAAGAFPGFSYGPPAEHSFM